One region of Streptomyces subrutilus genomic DNA includes:
- the macS gene encoding MacS family sensor histidine kinase: MAKRERVVRMSVEQPLWRALTVYRLLTMVYAVVLFGAAYQRFDRPGIAAGYLAVLAVWTVATHGKVTNAASCTKRFLGADLTVALAGILLTPLADTHERIAAGGPTLPSIWTAGSVLAFAIKGGWRWACVASTFVAAANIAVHGGEPTRDALHNVLLVWVASVAIGYVVEVARASEATLARALEIEAATRERERLARDIHDGVLQVLAMVQRRGTELGGEAAELGRLAGEQEVALRTLVTSGLVQPSRISRDGSRGALVDAYEVEEPGADEGELDLRTLLAPHAGSRVSFAEPGTPVPLPVPAAKELAAAVGAALDNVRRHAGEGASAWILLEDWGDQVIVTVRDDGPGIAAGRLDQAEGEGRMGVALSIRGRLRDLGGSAELVSVPGQGTEVELKVPRGRTQ, from the coding sequence ATGGCGAAACGCGAACGCGTCGTACGCATGTCGGTCGAGCAGCCGCTCTGGCGTGCCCTGACCGTCTACCGGCTGTTGACCATGGTCTACGCCGTGGTGCTGTTCGGCGCCGCGTACCAGCGGTTCGACCGTCCCGGGATCGCGGCCGGCTACCTCGCCGTCCTCGCGGTCTGGACGGTGGCCACGCACGGCAAGGTGACGAACGCCGCCAGCTGCACCAAGCGCTTCCTCGGGGCCGACCTGACGGTCGCCCTCGCCGGGATCCTGCTGACCCCGCTCGCCGACACCCACGAGCGGATCGCGGCCGGCGGCCCCACCCTCCCCAGCATCTGGACGGCCGGCTCGGTCCTCGCTTTCGCCATCAAGGGCGGCTGGCGCTGGGCGTGCGTCGCCTCCACCTTCGTGGCCGCGGCCAACATCGCCGTCCACGGCGGCGAGCCGACCCGGGACGCCCTGCACAACGTCCTGCTGGTCTGGGTGGCCTCCGTGGCCATCGGCTACGTCGTCGAGGTGGCCCGGGCCAGTGAGGCCACCCTCGCCCGCGCCCTGGAGATCGAGGCGGCCACCCGCGAGCGCGAGCGGCTCGCCCGCGACATCCACGACGGGGTCCTCCAGGTCCTCGCCATGGTCCAGCGGCGCGGCACCGAACTGGGCGGCGAGGCCGCCGAGCTGGGGCGGCTGGCCGGTGAGCAGGAGGTGGCGCTGCGCACGCTGGTCACCAGCGGGCTGGTGCAGCCCTCCCGGATCTCCCGAGACGGGTCGCGGGGCGCGCTGGTGGACGCGTACGAGGTCGAGGAGCCCGGCGCGGACGAGGGCGAGCTGGACCTGCGGACGCTGCTCGCCCCGCACGCCGGGTCCCGGGTGAGCTTCGCCGAGCCGGGCACCCCGGTGCCGCTGCCGGTGCCCGCGGCGAAGGAGCTGGCCGCGGCCGTCGGCGCCGCCCTCGACAACGTGCGCCGGCACGCCGGGGAAGGGGCCAGTGCCTGGATCCTGCTCGAGGACTGGGGCGACCAGGTGATCGTGACCGTGCGGGACGACGGGCCGGGCATCGCGGCGGGCCGGCTCGACCAGGCGGAGGGCGAGGGGCGGATGGGGGTGGCCCTGTCCATCCGCGGCCGGCTGCGCGATCTCGGCGGCAGCGCCGAGCTGGTGTCCGTCCCCGGGCAGGGCACCGAGGTGGAACTGAAAGTACCGAGGGGGAGGACCCAGTGA
- a CDS encoding lysophospholipid acyltransferase family protein has protein sequence MKFSIGGSLKLAFRPWVEGLENIPAEGPAILASNHLSFSDSFFLPAVLDRKVTFIAKAEYFTSPGVKGRLTAAFFKGVGQLPVDRSGARGAGEAAIKSGIEVIERGELFGIYPEGTRSPDGRLYRGKPGGLARVALATGAPVIPVAMIDTEKIQPPGKVVPKLMRPGIRIGKPLDFSRYHGMDGDRFILRSVTDEVMYEIMKLSGQEYVDIYATAAKRQIADAEKAAAKAEKAEKAEKAEKAEKADGKAE, from the coding sequence ATGAAGTTCTCCATCGGCGGTTCCCTGAAGCTCGCCTTCAGGCCGTGGGTGGAGGGCCTCGAGAACATTCCCGCGGAGGGGCCGGCGATCCTCGCGAGCAACCACCTGTCCTTCTCCGACTCCTTCTTCCTCCCGGCCGTGCTGGACCGGAAGGTCACCTTCATCGCGAAGGCGGAGTACTTCACCTCCCCGGGCGTCAAGGGCAGGCTGACGGCCGCCTTCTTCAAGGGCGTCGGCCAGCTCCCGGTGGACCGCTCCGGTGCGCGCGGGGCCGGCGAGGCCGCCATCAAGAGCGGCATCGAGGTCATCGAGCGGGGGGAGCTGTTCGGTATCTACCCCGAGGGGACGCGTTCACCCGACGGCCGGCTCTACCGCGGCAAGCCCGGCGGCCTGGCCCGCGTGGCCCTGGCCACCGGCGCCCCCGTGATCCCGGTGGCGATGATCGACACCGAGAAGATCCAGCCGCCCGGCAAGGTGGTACCCAAGCTGATGCGGCCGGGCATCCGGATCGGCAAGCCGCTGGACTTCAGCCGCTACCACGGCATGGACGGCGACCGCTTCATCCTCCGCTCGGTGACCGACGAGGTCATGTACGAGATCATGAAGCTTTCCGGCCAGGAGTACGTGGACATCTACGCGACCGCGGCCAAGCGCCAGATCGCCGACGCGGAGAAGGCCGCCGCCAAGGCCGAGAAGGCGGAGAAGGCGGAGAAGGCCGAGAAGGCGGAGAAGGCAGACGGCAAGGCGGAGTAG
- a CDS encoding alpha/beta hydrolase, translating into MPVLPGAEPFRHEGGEVGVLLCHGFTGSPQSLRPWADYLAGRGLTVSLPLLPGHGTRWQDMQLTGWQDWYAEVDRALRELLDRCAQVFVFGLSMGGALTLRLAARHGDAISGIVLVNPANKVHDPLAFALPLAQHFVRSTPGIASDIAKPGSVEVGYDRVPTRAAHSLRKFFKLVDTELPQVTQPVLLLHSPQDHVVPPVDSARILARISSTDVTETLLEQSYHVATLDHDAERIFADSYAFVGRLAQSVGREGAQAGG; encoded by the coding sequence GTGCCCGTCCTCCCTGGAGCCGAGCCGTTCCGCCACGAGGGCGGAGAGGTCGGCGTCCTTCTCTGCCACGGCTTCACCGGTTCCCCGCAGTCGCTGCGCCCCTGGGCCGACTACCTGGCCGGGCGAGGGCTCACGGTGTCGCTGCCCCTGCTGCCGGGGCACGGCACGCGCTGGCAGGACATGCAGCTCACGGGGTGGCAGGACTGGTACGCGGAGGTGGACCGGGCGCTGCGGGAGCTGCTGGACCGGTGCGCGCAGGTGTTCGTCTTCGGTCTGTCGATGGGCGGTGCGCTGACCCTGCGGCTGGCGGCCAGGCACGGGGACGCCATCAGCGGCATCGTCCTGGTCAACCCGGCCAACAAGGTGCACGACCCGCTGGCCTTCGCCCTTCCGCTGGCCCAGCACTTCGTCCGGTCGACGCCGGGCATCGCGAGCGACATCGCGAAGCCGGGGTCGGTGGAGGTGGGCTACGACCGGGTCCCGACGCGGGCCGCGCACTCGCTGCGGAAGTTCTTCAAGCTGGTGGACACCGAGCTGCCGCAGGTCACGCAGCCCGTGCTGCTGCTGCACAGCCCGCAGGACCACGTCGTCCCGCCGGTCGACTCGGCCCGGATCCTGGCGCGGATCTCGTCCACCGATGTCACCGAGACCCTGTTGGAACAGAGCTACCACGTCGCGACGTTGGACCATGACGCGGAGCGGATCTTCGCGGACAGCTATGCGTTCGTCGGCCGACTGGCGCAGAGCGTGGGCAGGGAGGGGGCACAGGCGGGTGGCTGA
- a CDS encoding endonuclease/exonuclease/phosphatase family protein, translating into MDQLPKSRTEPDGSAVIRVLSYNIRSLRDDEEALARVIRACAPDLVFVQEAPRFFRWRKHAARLAAKCDLVVLGGGATAAGPLLMSSLRVFVERTQDVLLPRTPGLHRRGFATAVVRIGQVRAGLVCAHLSLDRGERLAQAGLLLERLAGLDTPYGIVAGDVNEGPDGPAFGALAGTLQDCWSVAPWGGERTFPAAAPDRRIDAVFAAGGVEVLACGVPAGLAGVSAGDLAAATDHLPVLAALRLPAAR; encoded by the coding sequence ATGGACCAGTTGCCGAAGTCCCGTACGGAGCCCGACGGTTCTGCCGTGATCAGGGTGCTCAGCTACAACATCCGCTCGCTGCGCGACGACGAGGAGGCACTGGCCCGGGTCATCCGGGCCTGCGCGCCGGACCTCGTGTTCGTCCAGGAGGCGCCGCGGTTCTTCCGCTGGCGCAAGCACGCGGCGAGGCTGGCCGCGAAATGTGACCTGGTGGTGCTGGGCGGGGGCGCGACGGCGGCCGGGCCGCTGCTGATGTCCTCGCTGCGGGTCTTCGTGGAGCGGACGCAGGACGTGCTGCTGCCGCGCACTCCGGGCCTGCACCGGCGGGGCTTCGCGACGGCGGTGGTCCGGATCGGCCAGGTCCGGGCGGGGCTGGTCTGCGCGCACCTGTCCCTGGACCGGGGGGAGCGGCTGGCCCAGGCGGGCCTGCTCCTGGAGCGGCTGGCGGGGCTGGACACCCCGTACGGGATCGTCGCGGGCGACGTGAACGAGGGCCCGGACGGCCCGGCCTTCGGGGCGCTCGCGGGAACCTTGCAGGACTGCTGGTCGGTGGCCCCCTGGGGCGGGGAGCGGACCTTCCCGGCGGCGGCGCCGGACCGGCGGATCGACGCGGTGTTCGCCGCGGGGGGTGTGGAGGTGCTTGCCTGCGGGGTCCCTGCGGGGCTGGCGGGGGTGAGTGCCGGGGACCTGGCGGCGGCGACGGACCACCTGCCGGTGCTGGCCGCCCTCCGGCTCCCGGCCGCGCGGTAG
- a CDS encoding ROK family glucokinase, whose protein sequence is MGLTIGVDIGGTKIAAGVVDEEGTILETYKVPTPPTADGVTEAICAAVSEVSSNHTIDAVGIGAAGYVDDKRATVLFAPNINWRHEPLKDKVEQRIGLPVVVENDANCAAWGEYRFGAGQGHDDVICITLGTGLGGGIIIGNKLRRGRFGVAAEFGHIRVVPDGLLCGCGSQGCWEQYASGRALVRYAKQRANATPENAAILLSLGDGTPEGIEGKHISQAARQGDLVAVDAFRELARWAGAGLADLASLFDPSAFIVGGGVSDEGDLVLDPIRKSFKRWLVGGAWRPHAQVLAAQLGGKAGLVGAADLARQG, encoded by the coding sequence ATGGGACTCACCATCGGCGTCGACATCGGCGGCACGAAGATCGCGGCCGGCGTGGTCGACGAAGAGGGCACCATCCTTGAGACGTACAAGGTGCCCACCCCGCCGACCGCGGACGGAGTGACGGAGGCCATCTGCGCCGCCGTCTCCGAAGTCAGCAGCAACCACACCATCGACGCCGTCGGCATCGGCGCCGCCGGCTACGTGGACGACAAGCGCGCCACCGTGCTCTTCGCCCCGAACATCAACTGGCGCCACGAGCCGCTCAAGGACAAGGTCGAGCAGCGCATCGGCCTGCCCGTCGTCGTCGAGAACGACGCGAACTGCGCGGCCTGGGGCGAGTACCGCTTCGGCGCCGGCCAGGGCCACGACGACGTCATCTGCATCACGCTCGGCACCGGCCTCGGCGGCGGCATCATCATCGGCAACAAGCTGCGGCGCGGGCGCTTCGGCGTCGCCGCCGAATTCGGCCACATCCGGGTCGTCCCCGACGGCCTGCTGTGCGGCTGCGGCAGCCAGGGCTGCTGGGAGCAGTACGCCTCGGGGCGCGCGCTCGTCCGGTACGCGAAGCAGCGCGCCAACGCCACCCCCGAGAACGCGGCGATCCTGCTCTCCCTCGGCGACGGCACCCCCGAGGGCATCGAGGGCAAGCACATCAGCCAGGCCGCCCGGCAGGGCGACCTGGTGGCCGTCGACGCCTTCCGCGAGCTGGCCCGCTGGGCCGGCGCGGGCCTGGCCGACCTGGCCTCGCTCTTCGACCCGTCGGCGTTCATCGTCGGCGGCGGGGTCTCCGACGAGGGCGACCTCGTCCTCGACCCGATCCGCAAGTCCTTCAAGCGCTGGCTGGTCGGCGGCGCCTGGCGTCCGCACGCGCAGGTGCTGGCCGCCCAGCTGGGCGGCAAGGCGGGGCTCGTGGGCGCGGCGGACCTGGCGCGCCAGGGCTGA
- a CDS encoding DUF5304 domain-containing protein, whose product MSEATDRPTDDDAWAKACAEDLAAEKERLRGQGGTGGRATGTAAEELFKLFEAVADKVSGLNNPLIGSAAQGAVRQFVNQAKTAAKPVIERNPEVFDHLAAAGSELLAAYRSAVEGHERRWTQGEPAAPRQAPRERDPRDEGPDDGPAERIDLD is encoded by the coding sequence ATGAGCGAGGCCACCGACCGCCCCACCGACGACGACGCCTGGGCCAAGGCCTGTGCCGAGGACCTCGCGGCCGAGAAGGAGCGCCTGCGCGGGCAGGGCGGGACGGGGGGCCGGGCCACCGGAACCGCCGCCGAGGAGCTGTTCAAGCTCTTCGAGGCCGTCGCCGACAAGGTCTCCGGGCTGAACAACCCCCTCATCGGCAGCGCGGCGCAGGGGGCGGTGCGCCAGTTCGTCAACCAGGCGAAGACCGCCGCCAAGCCCGTCATCGAACGCAACCCCGAGGTCTTCGACCACCTCGCGGCCGCCGGATCCGAGCTGCTCGCCGCCTACCGCTCCGCCGTCGAGGGCCACGAACGCCGCTGGACGCAGGGCGAGCCCGCGGCCCCCCGGCAGGCGCCCCGTGAGCGCGATCCCCGTGACGAGGGCCCCGACGACGGCCCGGCCGAGCGGATCGATCTCGACTGA
- a CDS encoding ArsA family ATPase codes for MHTLLITGPGGAGRTTVAAATALAAARQGRRVLLLSGDVGDPLAALTGEPVGEPAEAAPGLPAVPVAGGIRVARVDSGEEFREELAALQERGSALLGMLGARPMGAEELTELPGAEQFALLRALRRAAAAPGHDLVVVDLPPLHQALAALALPAQLRRYLARLLPAERQAARALRPVLAQLAGVPMPAQWLYEAAARWDGELAAVQAVIEAPATEVRLVAEPGPAAADAIRAGRLGFALQQLPVAAVVANRLLPEGSVDPWLAGLAAQQEKHASAWAGELPVVRLAHLGRDPRGPQDLEPLCAADGLVPRPPAPRRAWAVEDRLAEDGVLVWVVPLPAAHKRELDLIRRGDELLLTVGPYRRTVALPAALRRCTVSGAALAEDGLRIRFTPDPGLWPRTP; via the coding sequence GTGCACACCTTGCTGATCACCGGCCCCGGCGGGGCCGGGCGGACCACCGTGGCCGCGGCCACCGCCCTCGCCGCGGCCCGGCAGGGGCGGCGGGTGCTGCTGCTGTCCGGCGACGTCGGGGACCCCCTCGCGGCCCTCACCGGGGAACCGGTGGGGGAGCCCGCCGAGGCCGCCCCCGGACTGCCGGCCGTACCGGTGGCCGGCGGGATCCGGGTGGCCCGGGTGGACTCCGGCGAGGAGTTCCGCGAGGAACTCGCCGCCCTCCAGGAACGCGGATCCGCCCTCCTCGGCATGCTCGGGGCCCGGCCGATGGGCGCCGAGGAACTCACCGAACTGCCCGGCGCCGAGCAGTTCGCCCTGCTGCGCGCCCTGCGGCGGGCCGCCGCCGCACCCGGACACGACCTCGTCGTCGTGGACCTGCCCCCGCTCCACCAGGCCCTGGCCGCCCTCGCCCTCCCCGCCCAGCTGCGCCGCTACCTCGCCCGGCTGCTCCCCGCGGAACGGCAGGCCGCCCGCGCCCTGCGGCCCGTCCTGGCCCAACTGGCCGGCGTGCCCATGCCCGCCCAGTGGCTCTACGAGGCCGCCGCCCGGTGGGACGGGGAGCTCGCCGCGGTCCAGGCCGTCATAGAGGCCCCCGCCACCGAGGTCAGGCTGGTCGCCGAACCGGGACCGGCCGCCGCCGACGCGATCCGGGCCGGGCGCCTCGGGTTCGCCCTCCAGCAGCTGCCCGTCGCCGCCGTCGTCGCCAACCGCCTGCTGCCCGAGGGCTCCGTCGACCCCTGGCTCGCCGGGCTCGCCGCCCAGCAGGAGAAGCACGCCTCCGCATGGGCCGGCGAGCTTCCCGTGGTCCGGCTCGCCCACCTCGGCCGGGACCCGCGCGGCCCGCAGGACCTGGAACCGCTCTGCGCCGCCGACGGACTCGTACCGCGGCCGCCCGCACCCCGCCGGGCCTGGGCGGTCGAGGACCGGCTCGCCGAGGACGGGGTCCTCGTCTGGGTGGTCCCGCTGCCCGCTGCGCACAAGCGCGAGCTCGACCTGATCCGCCGGGGTGACGAGCTGCTGCTCACCGTGGGCCCGTACCGCAGGACCGTTGCGCTGCCCGCCGCGCTGCGCCGCTGCACCGTCTCCGGCGCGGCCCTGGCCGAGGACGGCCTGCGCATCCGGTTCACCCCCGATCCCGGACTCTGGCCGCGCACGCCCTGA
- a CDS encoding SRPBCC family protein has translation MAEHTSSSITIEAAPADVMTVIADFARYPEWTGEVKEAEVLAAGADGRAEKVRLLLDAGAIRDDHTLSYTWKGEHEVGWTLDKSQMLRQLDGSYRLAPLDGGRRTEVTYQLTVDVKIPMLGMIKRKAEKVIIDRALAGLKKRVESTG, from the coding sequence ATGGCGGAACACACCAGCTCAAGCATCACGATCGAGGCTGCGCCGGCCGACGTGATGACCGTGATCGCAGACTTCGCCCGTTACCCGGAGTGGACCGGCGAGGTGAAGGAGGCCGAGGTGCTGGCCGCCGGCGCCGACGGCCGGGCCGAAAAGGTACGGCTGCTGCTCGACGCGGGCGCGATCAGGGACGACCACACCCTCTCCTACACCTGGAAGGGCGAGCACGAGGTCGGCTGGACCCTGGACAAGTCGCAGATGCTGCGCCAGCTGGACGGCTCGTACCGGCTGGCCCCGCTCGACGGCGGCCGGCGCACCGAGGTCACCTACCAGCTGACCGTGGACGTCAAGATCCCCATGCTCGGCATGATCAAGCGCAAGGCCGAGAAGGTCATCATCGACCGCGCCCTGGCCGGCCTGAAGAAGCGCGTGGAATCGACCGGCTGA
- a CDS encoding metallophosphoesterase family protein, with product MAGSRRDGTSDTRDSSRAGLRAAARTRVHVVSDVHGNTEALARAGDGADALICLGDLVLFLDYADHSRGIFPDLFGVENADRIVELRTARRFAEAHALGRRLWAGLDRERMIEDAVRRQYAQMFAAFPTPTYATYGNVDIPSLWPEYADRPGLTVLDGQRVEIGGRVFGFVGGGLPSPMRTPYEVDVEEYAAKVEALGEVDVLCSHIPPEVPELCYDTVARRFERGSEALLAAIRRTRPRYALFGHVHQPLARRMRIGGTECVNVGHFAATGRPWALEW from the coding sequence ATGGCTGGCAGCAGGCGGGACGGGACGTCGGACACGAGGGATTCGAGCCGCGCCGGGCTCCGTGCCGCGGCCCGCACCCGGGTCCACGTCGTGAGCGACGTGCACGGCAACACCGAGGCCCTCGCCAGGGCGGGGGACGGCGCCGACGCGCTGATCTGTCTCGGCGACCTCGTGCTCTTCCTCGACTACGCCGACCACTCGCGCGGGATCTTCCCCGACCTGTTCGGCGTCGAGAACGCCGACCGGATCGTCGAGCTGCGCACCGCGCGCCGCTTCGCCGAGGCCCACGCCCTCGGGCGCCGGCTGTGGGCGGGGCTGGACCGGGAGCGGATGATCGAGGACGCCGTGCGCCGCCAGTACGCGCAGATGTTCGCCGCCTTCCCCACCCCCACGTACGCCACCTACGGCAACGTCGACATCCCGTCCCTGTGGCCGGAGTACGCCGACCGCCCCGGCCTCACCGTGCTCGACGGGCAGCGGGTGGAGATCGGCGGCCGGGTCTTCGGCTTCGTCGGAGGCGGCCTGCCCTCGCCGATGCGGACCCCGTACGAGGTGGACGTCGAGGAGTACGCCGCCAAGGTGGAGGCGCTGGGCGAGGTCGACGTACTGTGCTCGCACATCCCTCCGGAGGTGCCGGAGCTCTGCTACGACACGGTCGCCCGCCGCTTCGAACGGGGCAGCGAGGCCCTGCTCGCCGCGATCCGGCGCACGCGCCCCCGGTACGCCCTCTTCGGGCACGTCCACCAGCCGCTCGCCCGGCGGATGCGGATCGGCGGCACGGAGTGCGTGAACGTCGGGCACTTCGCGGCGACCGGCAGGCCCTGGGCCCTGGAGTGGTGA
- a CDS encoding AMP-dependent synthetase/ligase, with the protein MREFSLPALYEVPSDGNLTDLIRRNAAQHPDTAVMSRKVDGRWQDVTATEFLAEVRAAAKGLIAAGVRPGDRVALISRTRYEWVLVDFAIWTAGGVTVPVYETSSPEQIQWILGDSGAVAAVVESAGHGAAVASLRDLLPDLRDVWEIERGALETLKAAGAGITDAEVDERSSLACADDPATIVYTSGTTGRPKGCVLSHRNFFAECGNAVERLKPLFKTGECSVLLFLPAAHVFGRLVEVAAVLAPIRLGCVPDIKNLTDELQSFRPTLILGVPRVFEKVYNSARAKAQAEGKGRIFDAAAETAIAYSRALDTPRGPSFGLKLKHKVFTKLVYSKLHAVLGGRGEFAISGGAPLGERLGHFFRGIGFTVLEGYGLTESCAATTFNPWDKQKIGTVGQPMPGSVVRIADDGEVLLHGEQIFTGYWKNETATAEALTDGWFHTGDVGTLDEDGYLTITGRKKELIVTAGGKNVAPAVIEDRIRAHALVAECMVVGDGRPFVAALVTIDEEFLGRWAAENGKPAGVTAAQLRDDAELNAAVQKAVDDGNAAVSKAESVRKFRILPSQFTEESGHITPSLKLKRNVVAKDFADEIDALYRG; encoded by the coding sequence TTGCGCGAGTTCAGCCTTCCGGCCCTGTACGAGGTCCCGTCGGACGGGAACCTGACGGATCTCATCCGCCGCAACGCCGCGCAGCATCCCGACACCGCCGTCATGAGCCGCAAGGTGGACGGCCGGTGGCAGGACGTGACCGCGACCGAGTTCCTGGCCGAGGTCCGGGCCGCGGCCAAGGGCCTGATCGCGGCGGGCGTCCGCCCCGGCGACCGGGTCGCCCTGATCTCCCGCACCCGCTACGAGTGGGTGCTGGTCGACTTCGCGATCTGGACCGCGGGCGGCGTCACCGTCCCGGTCTACGAGACCAGCTCCCCCGAGCAGATCCAGTGGATCCTCGGGGACTCCGGCGCCGTCGCCGCGGTCGTCGAGAGCGCCGGGCACGGCGCGGCCGTGGCCTCGCTGCGCGACCTGCTGCCGGACCTGCGCGACGTCTGGGAGATCGAGCGGGGCGCGCTGGAAACGCTGAAGGCCGCGGGCGCCGGGATCACCGACGCCGAGGTCGACGAGCGCAGCAGCCTGGCGTGCGCCGACGACCCGGCCACCATCGTCTACACCTCGGGCACCACCGGCCGCCCCAAGGGCTGCGTGCTGAGCCACCGCAACTTCTTCGCCGAGTGCGGCAACGCCGTGGAGCGGCTGAAGCCGCTGTTCAAGACCGGCGAGTGCTCGGTCCTGCTGTTCCTCCCGGCGGCGCACGTCTTCGGCCGCCTGGTGGAGGTGGCGGCCGTGCTGGCGCCGATCCGGCTGGGCTGCGTGCCGGACATCAAGAACCTGACCGACGAGCTGCAGTCCTTCCGGCCCACCCTGATCCTCGGTGTGCCGCGCGTCTTCGAGAAGGTCTACAACTCGGCGCGCGCCAAGGCGCAGGCCGAGGGCAAGGGCCGGATCTTCGACGCGGCGGCCGAGACGGCGATCGCGTACAGCCGGGCGCTGGACACCCCCCGCGGGCCGTCCTTCGGCCTCAAGCTCAAGCACAAGGTCTTCACCAAGCTCGTCTACAGCAAGCTGCACGCGGTCCTCGGCGGGCGCGGCGAGTTCGCGATCTCCGGCGGCGCGCCGCTGGGCGAGCGGCTCGGGCACTTCTTCCGCGGCATCGGCTTCACCGTGCTGGAGGGCTACGGCCTGACGGAGTCCTGCGCGGCGACCACCTTCAACCCGTGGGACAAGCAGAAGATCGGTACGGTCGGCCAGCCCATGCCGGGCTCCGTGGTGCGCATCGCGGACGACGGCGAGGTGCTGCTGCACGGCGAACAGATCTTCACCGGCTACTGGAAGAACGAGACGGCCACCGCCGAGGCGCTCACCGACGGCTGGTTCCACACCGGCGACGTCGGCACCCTCGACGAGGACGGCTACCTCACGATCACCGGGCGCAAGAAGGAGCTCATCGTCACCGCGGGCGGCAAGAACGTCGCACCCGCCGTGATCGAGGACCGGATCCGGGCGCACGCGCTGGTCGCGGAGTGCATGGTCGTCGGCGACGGGCGGCCGTTCGTGGCCGCGCTGGTCACCATCGACGAGGAGTTCCTCGGCCGGTGGGCCGCGGAGAACGGCAAGCCCGCCGGCGTGACGGCGGCGCAGCTGCGCGACGACGCGGAACTCAACGCCGCCGTGCAGAAGGCCGTCGACGACGGCAACGCGGCGGTGTCCAAGGCGGAATCGGTGCGGAAATTCCGCATTCTGCCCTCCCAGTTCACGGAGGAGTCGGGCCACATCACGCCGTCGCTGAAGCTCAAGCGGAACGTGGTCGCGAAGGACTTCGCGGACGAGATCGACGCCCTGTACCGGGGTTAG
- a CDS encoding glycosyltransferase family 4 protein yields MHKTLIVTNDFPPRPGGIQAFLHNMALRLDPDRVVVYASTWKHSAEGREATAAFDAEQPFQVVRDRTTMLLPTPRVTRRAVGLLREHGCESVWFGAAAPLGLMGPALRRAGAQRIVATTHGHEAGWAQLPAARQLLRRIGEGTDTLTYLGEYTRSRIASALTDRAAERMVQLPPGVDEKTFHPESGGVEVRARLGLTDRPVVVCVSRLVPRKGQDTLIEAMPRILAAVPDAVLLIVGGGPYESDLRALAVSAGVADSVVFTGPVPWSELPAHYGAGDVFAMPCRTRRGGLDVEGLGIVYLEASATGLPVVAGDSGGAPDAVLDGETGWVVRGGEPSEAADRITALLLDPALRARMGERGRAWVEDRWRWDLLATRLRTLL; encoded by the coding sequence ATGCACAAGACGCTGATCGTGACCAACGACTTCCCGCCGCGACCGGGCGGCATCCAGGCCTTCCTGCACAACATGGCACTGCGGCTGGATCCCGACCGGGTCGTCGTGTACGCCTCCACGTGGAAGCACAGCGCGGAGGGCCGCGAGGCCACCGCGGCCTTCGACGCCGAGCAGCCCTTCCAGGTGGTGCGCGACCGCACGACCATGCTGCTGCCGACCCCGCGCGTGACGCGGCGGGCCGTGGGCCTGCTGCGCGAACACGGCTGCGAGTCCGTGTGGTTCGGCGCGGCCGCCCCGCTCGGCCTGATGGGCCCGGCGCTGCGGCGGGCGGGAGCCCAGCGGATCGTGGCGACGACGCACGGGCACGAGGCGGGCTGGGCCCAGCTGCCGGCGGCGCGGCAGTTGCTGCGGCGGATCGGCGAGGGCACCGACACGCTGACCTACCTGGGGGAGTACACGCGCTCCCGGATCGCCTCGGCGCTGACGGACCGGGCGGCGGAGCGGATGGTGCAACTGCCGCCGGGCGTGGACGAGAAGACCTTCCACCCGGAGTCGGGCGGGGTGGAGGTCCGGGCGCGGCTCGGGCTGACCGACCGGCCGGTGGTGGTGTGCGTGTCGCGGCTCGTGCCGCGCAAGGGCCAGGACACGCTGATCGAGGCGATGCCGCGGATCCTGGCGGCGGTGCCGGACGCGGTGCTGCTGATCGTGGGCGGCGGGCCGTACGAGTCCGACCTGCGGGCGCTGGCGGTCTCCGCGGGGGTCGCGGACTCGGTGGTCTTCACCGGCCCGGTGCCGTGGTCCGAACTGCCCGCCCATTACGGGGCCGGGGACGTCTTCGCCATGCCGTGCCGGACCCGGCGGGGCGGGCTGGACGTCGAGGGGCTCGGGATCGTTTACCTGGAGGCCTCGGCGACGGGGCTGCCGGTGGTCGCGGGCGACTCCGGCGGGGCGCCGGACGCGGTGCTGGACGGGGAGACGGGGTGGGTCGTGCGGGGCGGCGAGCCGTCCGAGGCGGCGGACCGGATCACCGCCCTGCTGCTGGACCCGGCCCTGCGGGCGCGGATGGGCGAGCGGGGCCGCGCCTGGGTCGAGGACCGCTGGCGCTGGGACCTCCTGGCCACCCGCCTCCGCACCCTGCTCTGA